In the genome of Dermacentor variabilis isolate Ectoservices chromosome 5, ASM5094787v1, whole genome shotgun sequence, one region contains:
- the LOC142582613 gene encoding uncharacterized protein LOC142582613: protein MTKIWIMTWFIFFMDFNTAEEDLFFNICLYTEEQLQYFMNCIHDRASKKVVEVWASHKANFGGLEEWELITMLCKAAVDAGDALYEEFAELLPADEKPGLENTKTQCSLETRRKYYGY, encoded by the exons ATGACAAAAATCTGGATTATGACGTGGTTTATCTTCTTTATGGATTTCAACACAGCAGAGGAAGATTTGTTCTTCAATATATGCC TGTACACTGAGGAACAGCTCCAGTACTTCATGAACTGTATCCATGACCGTGCATCGAAAAAA GTTGTCGAAGTGTGGGCCAGCCACAAAGCCAATTTTGGTGGACTCGAGGAGTGGGAGCTCATAACTATGCTCTGCAAGGCAGCAGTCGACGCAGGTGACGCCTTG TACGAAGAATTTGCCGAGCTGCTACCG GCCGACGAGAAGCCTGGCCTCGAGAACACCAAGACGCAGTGCTCACTGGAAACAAGACGCAAGTATTATG GATACTGA